From the genome of Nicotiana sylvestris chromosome 2, ASM39365v2, whole genome shotgun sequence, one region includes:
- the LOC138885266 gene encoding uncharacterized protein — MSVQEYSLQFDSFARYAPTIVSKIEGQVHWFVMGLEPYLLNGCMSASLQLDMDISRIQAYAQGVEKRKQKQRADCEHNRAQNKRARSSGPSGEFRGGQGQQYSRYPSQPLASAPPQFGGKRFDRSTYSRSSQNCRASGSQYRGESNQMRPSLPRCTQCGKQHIGQCRMGLGVCYTCGYLGHVMRDCPIKVMQA; from the coding sequence atgagtgttcaggagtatagtcttcagtttgattcatttgctaggtatgctcccactattgtatctaagatagaGGGTCAGGTTCACtggttcgtgatgggattagagccttacttgcttaacgGTTGTATGTCGGCCTCACTTCAgctagacatggatatttctcgtattcaggcatacgctcagggtgtagagaaGCGTAAACAGAAACAGAGGGCCGATTGTGAGCATAATAGGGCCCaaaataagagagcgaggtcttcgggtccttctggtgagtttcgaggtggtcaggGGCAGCAATACTCAAGGTATCCATCCCAACCCTTAGCTAGCGCGCCCCCTCAGTTTGGTGGTAAGAGATTCGACCGTTCCACATATTCAAGGTCTAGTCAGAATTgcagggcctcaggttctcagtataggggtgagtcaaatcagatgaggccgtccttgccacgatgtactcaatgtggtaagcagcatatcGGCCAGTGTCGtatgggattaggtgtttgttatacttgtggttatctgggccacgttatgagggattgtccgattaaagtgatgcaagcatag